In Syntrophomonas wolfei subsp. wolfei str. Goettingen G311, a single window of DNA contains:
- a CDS encoding phage holin family protein gives MIGAIVRFVVSALVLLLVGYLLPGISVAGFTGALIAAIVIALLGYAAEAILGTRISPRSRGLVGFITAAIVIYLAQFIIPNYLSVSLLGSLLAAFVIGLVDAFVPTELR, from the coding sequence ATGATTGGTGCCATAGTCCGTTTTGTTGTATCTGCTCTGGTCTTGCTTCTGGTGGGTTACCTTTTGCCAGGGATTAGCGTAGCTGGTTTTACCGGAGCCTTGATTGCAGCAATTGTAATTGCTCTTCTTGGCTATGCTGCCGAGGCCATTCTGGGTACCCGGATATCACCACGCTCTCGCGGTCTGGTGGGTTTTATTACGGCTGCCATAGTCATTTACCTGGCCCAGTTTATTATTCCCAATTATCTGTCGGTATCCTTATTGGGAAGTCTGCTGGCGGCTTTTGTCATAGGCCTGGTTGATGCATTTGTTCCAACTGAGCTCAGGTAA
- a CDS encoding YifB family Mg chelatase-like AAA ATPase, which produces MLASFYTLVTAGIDAKSVKVEVDIQSGALPSFEIVGLAQTSVKESRERVRSAIKNSGYKFPNRKIIINLAPANFKKEGSHFDLAIALGILAASEQLEICQNKTHYFAAELSLDGALRPIPGILPMALELLEREPDSHFIIPQANSQEAGLVSEVSSLAAGNLSEVCCYLQNRLELPVVAPTEYLSASSLGSIPDFADVKGQETAKRALMVAAAGLHNILLIGPPGGGKTMLARRVPGIMPEMSREEILQTTRIYSVAGLLSSEQPLIFNRPFRAPHKNASSASIVGGGRIPRPGEISLAHNGVLFLDELPEFSRDVLEALRQPLEDKVVTVARSQATFSYPADFGLVASMNPCPCGNFGSEMECRCTPLQIQRYLGRVSGPLLDRMDLHVEVPRVKYEQLRDRANGESSASMRDKITAARKKQKKRFKRYKITLNSQMRPTDVKKFCRLDEESEQLLKNAFDRLSMSARAYDRILKVARTIADLEQSDDIKLEHIAEALQYRSLDRKYWQS; this is translated from the coding sequence ATGCTGGCCAGTTTTTATACTTTAGTAACAGCTGGTATAGATGCCAAATCAGTAAAAGTTGAAGTAGATATTCAGAGTGGAGCACTGCCCAGTTTTGAAATTGTCGGCCTGGCTCAGACCTCGGTTAAGGAATCCCGTGAGCGGGTTCGTTCAGCCATCAAGAACTCCGGCTACAAGTTTCCCAACCGCAAAATAATAATTAACCTGGCACCGGCTAATTTTAAAAAGGAAGGCAGTCACTTTGATTTGGCTATTGCCCTGGGGATATTGGCTGCTTCTGAGCAATTGGAAATTTGCCAGAACAAGACGCATTATTTTGCCGCTGAACTTTCTTTGGATGGTGCCTTGCGCCCCATTCCAGGAATACTGCCGATGGCCCTCGAACTGCTGGAAAGGGAACCCGATTCACATTTCATCATACCACAAGCCAACAGCCAGGAAGCCGGACTGGTAAGTGAAGTAAGCTCTCTGGCCGCCGGCAATCTGTCCGAGGTTTGTTGCTATTTACAGAATAGATTGGAATTGCCGGTCGTAGCTCCCACAGAGTATTTATCTGCTTCATCCCTGGGTAGCATTCCCGACTTTGCCGATGTTAAGGGTCAAGAAACCGCTAAAAGAGCTTTAATGGTAGCAGCGGCCGGATTACATAACATCCTTTTAATCGGTCCGCCCGGTGGGGGAAAGACCATGCTGGCTCGCCGGGTTCCGGGGATAATGCCGGAAATGAGCCGGGAAGAGATATTACAAACGACTCGGATTTATTCGGTAGCTGGCCTTCTAAGCTCGGAACAACCCCTAATTTTTAACCGCCCTTTCCGGGCCCCACATAAGAATGCTTCCAGTGCCAGCATCGTTGGTGGGGGGCGTATTCCTCGACCAGGGGAAATCAGCCTGGCCCATAACGGAGTGCTTTTCCTGGACGAATTACCCGAATTCAGCCGTGATGTACTGGAAGCCTTGCGCCAACCCCTGGAAGATAAAGTAGTGACTGTAGCCCGCTCCCAGGCTACCTTTAGCTATCCTGCCGATTTCGGCTTGGTTGCTTCCATGAACCCATGTCCTTGTGGGAATTTCGGCTCCGAAATGGAGTGCCGTTGTACTCCACTGCAGATACAACGCTATCTGGGAAGGGTAAGCGGTCCCCTGCTCGACCGGATGGATTTGCATGTGGAGGTTCCTCGAGTCAAATATGAGCAACTTCGGGATAGGGCGAACGGAGAAAGCTCCGCCAGTATGCGGGATAAAATTACCGCAGCCCGGAAAAAACAAAAAAAGCGCTTTAAACGCTATAAGATCACGCTGAATTCGCAGATGAGACCAACTGATGTTAAAAAGTTCTGCCGTCTGGATGAAGAATCAGAACAGCTTTTAAAAAATGCTTTCGACCGGCTTAGTATGAGCGCCCGAGCCTACGACCGCATCCTCAAAGTAGCCCGAACTATTGCCGACCTGGAACAATCAGACGATATTAAGCTGGAACATATTGCTGAAGCCCTGCAATACCGCAGTCTGGATCGGAAATACTGGCAAAGTTGA
- a CDS encoding chemotaxis protein CheX, whose translation MDIKYINPFINGLLNVCSMLGMQELKRTGLSKREKLQTEHDVNVIIGLVGGLKGNVVLSMHEATACHIASTMMGGMPVPQFDLMPKSAICELANMVAGNSVSNLQEIGSLVDITPPTLISGKNMVSMISLVETLVIQFIGAEGSFDLNIALE comes from the coding sequence ATGGATATCAAATACATAAACCCTTTTATAAACGGACTGCTAAATGTTTGCAGTATGCTGGGTATGCAAGAACTAAAAAGAACCGGATTGAGTAAAAGGGAAAAACTTCAGACCGAGCATGATGTTAATGTAATAATTGGTCTCGTGGGTGGTTTGAAAGGAAATGTGGTCTTGTCTATGCATGAAGCTACAGCGTGCCATATAGCCTCCACTATGATGGGGGGTATGCCGGTTCCCCAGTTTGATTTAATGCCTAAGAGCGCCATCTGTGAACTGGCTAATATGGTTGCCGGCAACAGTGTTAGCAATCTTCAGGAGATCGGCAGCCTGGTAGATATAACGCCGCCTACCCTTATAAGCGGGAAGAACATGGTTTCCATGATCAGCCTGGTGGAGACACTGGTGATTCAGTTTATCGGGGCAGAAGGCAGCTTCGATCTTAATATTGCGTTGGAATAG
- a CDS encoding chemotaxis protein CheX — protein MATNHIVPFVRASVSIFRDMLDLEVRSGETEEEGDSFVSRGFTVIIGFTGGWKGRFFLDMGGETAMHVASTLTGESYSTFAEEEVLLSGAELGNIISGNAITDINNNNPGLNLRLTPPSVFTGEGLTMFNVRLSSCSVLLQTDAGPVKINVAVEEGNK, from the coding sequence ATGGCTACCAATCATATAGTACCATTTGTCAGGGCCAGTGTAAGCATTTTCCGGGATATGCTGGATTTGGAGGTTAGGAGCGGAGAAACTGAAGAGGAAGGAGACTCCTTTGTTTCCCGAGGTTTCACGGTTATTATTGGTTTTACCGGGGGATGGAAGGGACGATTTTTTCTGGATATGGGCGGCGAAACCGCGATGCATGTTGCCTCAACCCTTACCGGAGAAAGTTACAGTACTTTTGCTGAGGAAGAAGTGTTGCTCTCCGGAGCTGAGCTGGGCAATATTATTAGCGGCAATGCCATTACCGATATTAACAACAACAACCCCGGCTTAAACCTGCGCCTTACTCCTCCCAGCGTTTTTACCGGGGAGGGTTTGACTATGTTTAATGTGCGGCTTAGTTCTTGTTCCGTACTTCTGCAGACCGATGCCGGACCCGTCAAAATCAATGTGGCAGTGGAGGAGGGGAATAAATAA
- a CDS encoding response regulator, giving the protein MKGIRADGTPIKVMAVDDSPISRKMIKKALEPEGFLIVGEAGNGKEAVESYPQFQPDIITMDVTMPIMDGLDAASMIKGINPQQKIIMLSAMGDDDIINEAKSRGINDVCCKPFKAEELLEKILKVLEN; this is encoded by the coding sequence ATGAAGGGTATTAGAGCGGACGGAACTCCCATAAAAGTGATGGCGGTAGATGATTCCCCTATTTCACGCAAAATGATAAAAAAAGCCCTGGAACCGGAAGGTTTTTTAATAGTAGGAGAAGCAGGCAATGGTAAAGAAGCAGTGGAAAGCTACCCGCAGTTTCAGCCCGACATTATAACCATGGATGTAACTATGCCCATAATGGACGGTTTGGATGCTGCCAGTATGATAAAAGGCATCAATCCCCAACAAAAGATTATAATGCTTAGCGCTATGGGTGATGATGACATAATAAATGAGGCAAAATCCCGAGGAATCAATGATGTCTGCTGCAAGCCTTTTAAGGCGGAAGAACTTTTGGAGAAGATTCTCAAAGTATTGGAGAATTGA
- a CDS encoding protein-glutamate methylesterase/protein-glutamine glutaminase, which yields MIKVLIADDSALMRKMLKQILESDPEIQVVGAARDGEDVVIKAREYRPDVVTMDVNMPKQDGITALQYIVNEEICPVLMVSSLTQEGAMTTFEALELGAFDFVGKPGGTVSSSSDMKKVAAEIINKIRAAAQLKNRVVKRERLARGQRQPVVKKKAPPRPGREVTKAVAMGISTGGPKMIYEVVPLIPPDINAALFLVQHMPPNFTPAYVKRLNEACQIEVIEARAGIKVEPGVLYVGSGGRHLNLVKNTAGDVIIRLSSKPDHLFIPSVSVMMESVLKVFSNRTIGVLMTGMGNDGADSMVNIRQAGGITIAESEESAIVFGMPGDAIKRGGAEIVVPIWNIAREIIRAVNR from the coding sequence ATGATTAAGGTATTGATTGCCGATGACTCTGCGTTAATGCGTAAAATGCTCAAGCAAATATTAGAATCCGATCCGGAAATCCAGGTGGTGGGAGCGGCCCGGGATGGCGAGGATGTTGTGATTAAAGCCCGCGAATATCGTCCGGATGTCGTTACCATGGATGTTAATATGCCTAAACAGGATGGGATAACTGCTCTGCAGTATATTGTAAACGAAGAAATATGTCCGGTGCTTATGGTTTCCTCCCTTACTCAGGAGGGAGCCATGACTACTTTTGAAGCACTGGAACTGGGCGCGTTTGATTTTGTAGGTAAACCCGGGGGGACGGTTTCCAGTTCCAGCGATATGAAAAAGGTCGCGGCCGAGATTATCAATAAGATTAGAGCTGCCGCTCAGTTGAAGAACCGTGTGGTTAAAAGAGAAAGATTGGCCCGGGGGCAGCGCCAACCGGTTGTAAAGAAAAAAGCTCCCCCCCGACCGGGTCGGGAAGTTACCAAAGCAGTAGCCATGGGCATATCCACTGGTGGACCGAAAATGATATATGAAGTAGTTCCGTTGATTCCACCGGATATCAATGCCGCTCTTTTTCTGGTTCAACACATGCCCCCTAACTTTACTCCCGCCTATGTCAAAAGGCTTAATGAGGCCTGTCAGATAGAGGTTATTGAGGCCCGGGCCGGGATTAAGGTGGAGCCGGGTGTATTATATGTGGGCAGTGGAGGCCGCCACTTGAACCTGGTAAAAAATACCGCTGGTGATGTAATAATTAGGCTTAGTTCCAAACCGGACCATCTTTTCATCCCTTCAGTCAGCGTAATGATGGAATCAGTTTTGAAGGTTTTTAGCAATAGAACCATAGGAGTTTTGATGACCGGGATGGGTAATGATGGTGCTGATAGCATGGTTAATATCAGGCAGGCAGGGGGCATTACCATTGCTGAATCCGAAGAAAGCGCCATCGTCTTTGGTATGCCCGGAGATGCCATCAAGAGAGGCGGAGCGGAAATAGTAGTTCCCATCTGGAATATAGCTCGTGAAATCATACGGGCGGTAAACCGCTAA
- a CDS encoding chemotaxis protein CheW, with protein MSVESVFSSGEMQLVTFALGEETFGIDIMNVQEIIRIPSITVVPQAAAYVEGVTNLRGHILPVIDTRAKFGLQKKEREVSSRVIVVDVNGKTVGLSVDSVSEVLRVDTERIEAAPATITGVDSSSISGVVKLNDQKKLAMILDVASVCSMEKSSAAEGAGFRKGVEQARKKEEKALDEVQLVSFLLGNEEFGLEIERVREIIRYPEIVKVPNVAPYIKGLISLRDTLMPIIDLRVKLNMGSEENTISTRVVVADLEGVMVGLIVDKVFEVTRVPQDTIFPPPQALSGETGERLKGIARLEEGKRIIMLMDLQDIISSEELQEIEQFESKQDIEEETLEQELQEDEEQMVVFRLAGEQFGVRITQVQEINRLSKITKVPRAPEYVEGVVNLRGEVIPVIDLRKRFAMGHKDYTEFTRIIVSDINKKKVGLIVDEVLEVLRVSHQLLEEAPEILQDKEVQRFMDGIANLDKRMIMLLNLENILLEKEWKKISQIGQNEAPVSKRAAPKLKKQGKGKQSND; from the coding sequence ATGAGTGTTGAAAGCGTTTTCTCCTCAGGTGAAATGCAACTGGTTACCTTTGCTTTAGGTGAAGAGACTTTTGGTATAGATATTATGAATGTGCAGGAAATAATCCGTATTCCTTCGATTACGGTAGTACCTCAGGCGGCTGCCTATGTGGAAGGGGTTACCAACCTTCGGGGGCACATCCTGCCGGTAATCGATACCCGGGCCAAGTTTGGCCTGCAGAAAAAAGAAAGAGAAGTATCCAGCCGCGTTATCGTAGTGGATGTAAACGGTAAAACCGTGGGCCTCAGTGTGGACTCAGTTTCCGAAGTTCTGCGGGTGGATACCGAGCGAATTGAAGCTGCTCCAGCGACGATAACCGGGGTGGATAGCAGTTCCATAAGCGGGGTGGTCAAGCTTAACGACCAGAAAAAGCTGGCCATGATTCTGGATGTGGCCAGTGTTTGCAGTATGGAAAAGTCAAGCGCTGCAGAGGGTGCAGGTTTTAGAAAAGGAGTAGAGCAAGCCCGGAAAAAAGAGGAAAAGGCATTGGATGAAGTACAGCTGGTTTCTTTTCTCTTGGGAAATGAAGAATTCGGCCTGGAAATCGAAAGGGTACGCGAGATAATTCGCTACCCGGAAATCGTCAAGGTACCCAATGTTGCTCCCTATATCAAAGGATTAATTTCTTTGCGGGATACCTTGATGCCCATAATCGACCTGCGGGTCAAGCTAAATATGGGCAGTGAAGAAAACACCATCAGCACCCGGGTGGTAGTGGCTGATTTGGAAGGGGTCATGGTAGGACTTATTGTGGACAAGGTATTTGAGGTTACCCGGGTACCCCAGGATACCATTTTTCCTCCTCCGCAGGCTTTAAGCGGAGAAACCGGGGAGAGATTAAAGGGTATTGCTCGTTTGGAGGAAGGGAAGCGCATCATAATGCTGATGGATTTGCAGGATATCATCAGCAGTGAAGAGCTTCAGGAAATTGAGCAATTCGAGTCAAAGCAGGATATCGAAGAAGAAACTCTGGAACAGGAACTACAAGAAGATGAGGAACAGATGGTGGTTTTTCGCCTGGCCGGGGAACAATTCGGGGTGCGCATAACCCAGGTGCAGGAAATCAATCGTCTTTCCAAGATTACCAAAGTCCCCCGCGCGCCGGAATATGTAGAAGGGGTAGTAAATCTCCGGGGAGAAGTAATTCCGGTAATTGACTTGAGAAAGCGCTTTGCCATGGGACATAAGGATTACACCGAGTTTACCCGGATTATTGTCAGCGACATTAACAAGAAAAAAGTGGGTCTCATCGTGGATGAAGTCCTGGAGGTATTGAGGGTGTCTCACCAGCTGCTGGAGGAAGCCCCCGAGATTCTGCAGGATAAAGAGGTGCAGCGTTTTATGGATGGCATAGCCAACCTGGATAAAAGGATGATAATGCTGCTTAATCTGGAAAACATCCTCCTGGAGAAGGAGTGGAAGAAAATATCCCAAATCGGGCAAAACGAAGCCCCGGTCTCCAAAAGGGCTGCTCCTAAATTAAAAAAACAGGGTAAAGGAAAACAATCCAATGATTAA
- a CDS encoding methyl-accepting chemotaxis protein, with protein sequence MAKKLAKPASTMTEKTGIAVKQENGDEITKKREIARKMAQEKARARTLAKQQAMAERIASASEQLVAGIEESNAAGQEFTRLVEVVAANGEKMGSSAEQMRVASVQLNRSAVDLNQQLQKLYQAALNGNVGAREAIKAMQAMQSQLKEAGDKNQQSARRIEELEQQSRQIGEIVQAVVMIADQTNLLALNAAIEAARAGEHGRGFAVVADEVRNLAETSERSARDIRGVVEEIRAGVEAVVEDINKTVQDFDEMQKDLQDSVDGFEKMGQLFGQYNEHIDNEVKNSDLLAQNANEFLAGSENIASANEEAVSGTQEIAKAVVEQSKALAEVNVASQELSEMAEDLKTSTNINKSAEEVAATAEQLSANIEELSTSATQIASSLMQLAEAVRSINEETHKAVSLGVDCGKATEEIVAVAAIAGEVIEEVSQTLEHNRALARAVWARVRSCIESYQGTNSAVEELQEKIRRIEKIVDTIENVSIQTNMLAVNGFVEAATAGEHGRGFSVVAGDIRNLASESAENADKIKDLVRDIQMQMGKVIGEILQSESSTHKADEMAGEAAQKNQVVTNTLGEIDVAQKASLVIVEEIKKAVAENERESHEVAEVMEQVKVQVEDASRVADEQAKAIDELANSIEEIASIADEMQAN encoded by the coding sequence ATGGCAAAAAAACTGGCAAAACCGGCAAGTACTATGACAGAAAAAACGGGAATAGCGGTTAAACAAGAAAACGGCGATGAGATTACCAAGAAGAGGGAAATAGCCAGGAAAATGGCTCAGGAAAAAGCCCGGGCCCGCACCCTGGCCAAGCAGCAGGCTATGGCGGAAAGGATCGCATCAGCTTCGGAACAACTGGTAGCAGGAATTGAAGAGTCTAACGCGGCTGGTCAGGAATTTACCCGTCTGGTGGAAGTGGTAGCTGCCAACGGGGAGAAGATGGGCAGTAGTGCGGAACAGATGCGGGTAGCCAGTGTGCAGCTCAACCGCTCCGCTGTCGACTTGAACCAGCAGTTGCAGAAGCTGTACCAGGCTGCTTTGAATGGCAATGTCGGGGCCAGGGAAGCCATCAAGGCTATGCAGGCTATGCAGAGCCAACTTAAGGAAGCCGGGGACAAAAATCAGCAATCAGCCCGGAGAATTGAAGAATTAGAACAGCAGTCCCGGCAGATCGGAGAAATAGTCCAGGCGGTGGTTATGATAGCGGATCAGACCAACCTGCTGGCCTTGAACGCCGCCATTGAGGCCGCCCGGGCCGGTGAACATGGCCGGGGTTTTGCTGTGGTGGCTGATGAAGTGCGCAACCTGGCTGAGACCTCAGAACGCTCCGCTCGCGATATCCGTGGGGTGGTGGAAGAGATTCGGGCTGGGGTCGAAGCGGTAGTAGAGGACATTAACAAAACGGTGCAGGACTTTGATGAGATGCAGAAGGATTTGCAGGATAGTGTTGATGGTTTTGAAAAAATGGGACAGCTTTTCGGCCAGTATAACGAGCATATTGATAATGAAGTAAAGAATTCAGACTTGCTGGCACAGAATGCCAATGAATTCCTGGCGGGCAGTGAAAACATCGCTTCGGCTAATGAGGAAGCGGTCAGTGGAACCCAGGAAATCGCCAAAGCGGTAGTGGAGCAAAGCAAAGCCCTGGCAGAAGTCAATGTAGCCAGCCAGGAGCTCAGCGAAATGGCGGAGGATTTGAAGACCTCCACCAATATCAACAAATCGGCGGAAGAAGTAGCGGCTACGGCCGAACAATTATCAGCCAACATTGAAGAACTGAGCACCTCGGCAACGCAAATTGCCAGTTCTTTAATGCAGCTGGCGGAAGCGGTCCGTTCGATTAATGAGGAAACTCATAAGGCGGTTTCCCTGGGTGTAGACTGCGGGAAAGCTACGGAAGAAATAGTAGCGGTAGCGGCTATTGCTGGTGAAGTAATTGAAGAAGTTAGCCAGACCCTGGAGCATAATCGCGCTCTGGCCCGGGCGGTGTGGGCCCGGGTACGCAGTTGCATCGAATCTTACCAGGGAACCAATAGCGCAGTGGAGGAACTGCAGGAGAAAATCCGCCGGATTGAAAAAATTGTGGACACCATTGAAAATGTTTCCATTCAGACCAATATGCTGGCCGTAAACGGTTTTGTAGAAGCGGCCACCGCCGGGGAGCACGGCCGGGGATTTTCCGTAGTGGCCGGCGATATAAGGAACCTGGCTAGCGAGTCGGCGGAAAATGCGGATAAGATTAAGGACCTGGTAAGGGATATTCAAATGCAGATGGGTAAAGTAATCGGGGAAATATTACAGTCGGAAAGCTCCACCCATAAAGCCGATGAGATGGCGGGAGAAGCGGCTCAGAAAAACCAGGTTGTTACTAATACCCTGGGAGAAATCGATGTGGCTCAAAAAGCTTCCTTGGTAATTGTGGAAGAGATTAAGAAGGCAGTGGCGGAAAACGAACGGGAAAGTCATGAGGTAGCTGAAGTTATGGAACAAGTCAAAGTACAGGTTGAAGATGCTTCCCGCGTGGCCGATGAACAGGCCAAAGCTATTGACGAACTGGCCAATTCTATAGAAGAAATCGCCTCTATCGCCGATGAAATGCAGGCTAATTAA
- a CDS encoding Hsp70 family protein: MGIDLGTTNSLVAFINREGKAEIIINERGGRLTPSVIYFKNEQEVLVGEVARNQALLKAGQTISSIKRHMGSDFQAEISGRTYSPVEISALILRKLSDYAKEYLGQEIEAAVVTVPAYFNDNQRQATYMAGELAGLKILQLLNEPTAAALAYASEQAEKEHILVLDIGGGTFDITLMEYEKGLCRVKATGGSSSLGGMDFDQRLAEHIVQSFQEANEIDLRNDMVAMQQIYINVEKAKLDLSTVKECSVLIPYISMGMAGPLHINQLLQREQFNYLCRDLYQEIKELIGQTLERAEVDEKWIDVVVFAGGASRMPGFRELVAEIFPTAAIRTEINPDEVVALGAALKAGMLSGQVKDVKLFDVTSHTLGIEDHEGEFIPLIAANTPYPTVESKLFTTVEDKQEEVIIHILQRDEMSDVDGSEDYISLGKFHLSGIRKAAVGEANIDVTFAIDRNGILHVSAMDIDTGIQNEIEINGVGYLSKQQQLFRRGKNLKVI, encoded by the coding sequence GTGGGGATTGACCTGGGAACCACCAACTCGCTGGTAGCTTTTATAAACCGGGAGGGTAAAGCGGAGATCATTATAAATGAAAGAGGAGGCCGCCTAACCCCATCGGTAATTTATTTTAAAAATGAGCAGGAGGTTCTGGTGGGAGAAGTGGCCCGCAACCAGGCTTTGCTTAAAGCCGGGCAAACGATTAGCTCGATTAAAAGACATATGGGATCAGATTTTCAGGCGGAGATCTCGGGCCGGACTTATTCCCCCGTTGAGATTTCCGCTTTAATTTTGCGCAAATTAAGCGACTATGCAAAAGAATACCTGGGTCAGGAAATAGAAGCCGCAGTGGTAACTGTACCGGCCTATTTCAATGATAACCAAAGGCAGGCTACCTATATGGCTGGTGAGTTGGCCGGGCTTAAAATATTGCAGCTTCTTAACGAACCCACGGCGGCAGCTCTGGCCTATGCTTCAGAACAAGCGGAAAAGGAACATATTCTGGTTTTGGATATTGGTGGAGGAACCTTTGATATAACCCTTATGGAATATGAGAAAGGGCTTTGCCGGGTAAAAGCTACCGGAGGTTCCAGCAGCCTGGGTGGCATGGATTTTGACCAGCGCCTGGCCGAACATATAGTACAGAGTTTTCAGGAAGCAAACGAGATAGACCTGCGTAATGATATGGTGGCTATGCAGCAAATCTATATTAATGTGGAAAAGGCCAAACTGGACCTCTCTACGGTAAAAGAATGCTCAGTTTTGATTCCTTACATAAGTATGGGTATGGCTGGCCCCTTGCATATTAACCAGCTCTTGCAACGGGAGCAATTCAATTACCTCTGCCGTGATTTGTACCAGGAGATCAAGGAACTGATTGGGCAGACCCTGGAGCGGGCCGAGGTAGATGAAAAATGGATAGATGTAGTGGTTTTCGCGGGTGGCGCCTCCCGGATGCCGGGATTTAGAGAGTTAGTAGCAGAGATCTTCCCGACAGCAGCTATAAGGACAGAGATTAATCCGGATGAAGTGGTAGCCTTGGGGGCGGCCTTGAAGGCCGGTATGCTTTCCGGCCAGGTCAAGGATGTAAAGCTCTTCGATGTTACCAGCCATACCCTGGGCATAGAAGATCACGAGGGGGAATTCATCCCTCTTATTGCCGCCAATACCCCTTATCCAACCGTAGAATCCAAGCTGTTTACCACGGTTGAAGACAAGCAGGAGGAGGTGATTATTCACATATTGCAACGGGATGAAATGAGTGATGTTGATGGTAGTGAGGATTATATTTCCCTGGGTAAGTTTCATTTATCCGGTATCAGGAAAGCGGCGGTTGGCGAAGCCAATATTGATGTAACTTTTGCAATTGATCGTAATGGTATATTACATGTATCGGCTATGGATATCGATACTGGTATACAAAATGAAATTGAGATAAATGGGGTAGGATATCTTTCTAAACAGCAGCAGCTTTTTCGCAGGGGTAAAAACCTGAAGGTTATATAA
- a CDS encoding ParA family protein has protein sequence MTTTIALANRKGGSGKTTSTLNIADGLARKGYRVLVIDADSQAQATTGSGILPHQLDMSIYQLLHLAAKNELSKDSIHNTIIQEAKSFDLIPSQADLSALEIELSSVVGRESLMRSLLMELEKDYDFIIIDLPPSLGLITVNGLTASDWLLIPIELSFLSMDGLAQMMGVLYRVNAQLNPALRLLGILPVKCDLRTNLARSVKEEVENNFGLERLLPLVRNDIKLAEAPSFGKSIFEYAPGCRGAMDYLQVVETIIARSVRT, from the coding sequence ATGACGACAACTATTGCTCTGGCCAACCGCAAGGGCGGAAGCGGCAAGACCACCAGCACATTGAATATTGCGGATGGACTGGCCCGAAAGGGCTACCGGGTTCTAGTAATAGATGCCGATTCCCAGGCCCAGGCCACAACCGGATCTGGGATTCTGCCCCACCAGCTGGATATGAGCATTTATCAACTTCTTCACCTGGCAGCCAAAAATGAACTCTCCAAGGACTCCATCCATAATACTATTATCCAGGAAGCCAAAAGTTTCGATCTTATTCCTTCCCAGGCTGACTTATCGGCCCTGGAAATCGAATTGAGTTCAGTAGTAGGGCGAGAATCCCTAATGCGTAGTCTATTAATGGAATTGGAAAAGGATTACGACTTTATTATAATAGATCTGCCCCCTTCGTTGGGCTTAATAACCGTTAATGGATTAACTGCATCCGATTGGCTCTTAATACCAATAGAATTAAGCTTCTTGTCCATGGACGGCCTGGCGCAAATGATGGGGGTGCTCTATCGCGTAAATGCCCAGCTTAATCCGGCATTGAGGCTTCTGGGGATTCTGCCGGTGAAGTGTGATTTGCGAACCAACCTGGCGCGTAGTGTAAAGGAAGAAGTGGAAAATAACTTTGGCTTGGAGCGGCTTCTTCCCCTGGTCAGGAACGATATTAAATTGGCTGAAGCTCCCAGCTTTGGCAAGAGTATTTTTGAATATGCCCCCGGCTGTCGTGGAGCTATGGATTACCTGCAAGTGGTGGAAACTATTATAGCCAGGAGTGTAAGAACATGA